In Heyndrickxia vini, the sequence AGTATTTTCAAATTTAAACGGAATTTTTCCGTTTATTTTTCAAACACGGTAAATTCAACATTCAGTTATAATAGGGTCATATCAAAAGATATTCAACTTGTAAGTATCATTTTATTTAGGGTTGAACTATTCAGCTTTTCCGAATAGTTGATGTTTAATCAACACACGGAAAAAAGTTGATTAATAACGTTAAAAAAACTGCAATTTTTAAATAAAAACGCAGTTTTTTCTTTGTTTAATTATTGTGATTTCATATGTTATTTTTGTTTTTTGTACCCCAGAAGAGAAGCCATTAGAAAAAACGAACAGTTCTTTTCATAAACTTTATATATTTAAAATTAATAATTAATCATATTTCTACTATATTATTTCTTTTTCAAACTAATCGTCCAGGCAGCATCTCCTATTTGTTCAAAATTAGTCACTGCATGACCTTCCTCTGCTGCCCAACGCGGGAGACTTTCTGTAGCCTGAGTGCAGTCAAATTTAATAACTAGTTCATCTCCTGATTCTATTTCTTCGATAGCAGATTTTGCTTCTACCAACGGAAAAGGACATACTTGCCCCATTACTTCTAAAACTTTTTGCATTTCCTTCCCTCCTAAGCCATGTTTATTTTTGTTTGAACAGTAGGTGATTTCTTCCTTACTTTCGGACGAACAAAGATGAAGTATGATGCTGTCCATGTTCCTAAAATTATGAACAACAGGGAAACCCAGCCTTGCCACGTCATCATCGCTGTCATCACCAATCCATTACCAATAGAACATCCACCCGCCAAACTCGCTCCAAAGCCCATTAGGTTTCCACCTATGAAACTAGTGATTCCGGTTTTCGCATCCGGCATTCTGAATCGAAATTCGTTGCTACCTTTTGCGGCAATAAATGAACCTAGGAAAATTCCTAAGACCAGAAAAATACCCCAGTTAACAAACGAGCGATCTCCTGTTACCAAATATTGAAGAATATTTGCTGATGGAGTTGTAATACCTAAACCGGACATTCTTCCAGTAGCTTCACTAAGTGGCCAAGCTAAAATGGCAATTAGCCCTACTAAAATAGCTGAAAAAAATGGGTGCCACCGTTTTTCAAATAACAAATGTGCTAGTCCTGTACGTTTAGGCTTCATAGTCGGAATTGCAATTTTCGGCTTTTTTTGTTGTTTTATAACAATTGCTACGACAATCGCTACAAATAGTAAGATAAAGATCCATACAGATAAACCAGTTGTTTCTGCAATCGAATTAGATGGTAATTGTACAGACTGAATCGATTGATTAACTGGAACGAGTAATCCGGATTTCATAACAGCACTCATGAACATATACCCAAAAAGGGCTATCCAGCTTCCTAGGAGTCCTTCACCAGCGCGATACCATGTACCGGTTGCACAGCCTCCAGCTAAAACGATTCCGATTCCAAATACAAAAGAACCTAAAATGACTGCTACCCATGGAAAACTTCCTGCTGAAAACTCAATCACACCAAATTGGATAAGTGAAAATACCCCTACACTTTGAATAGCAATTGCAATGAGTAATGCATAAAACATTCGATTATCTTTAGCGATGTACATATCACGAAATCCACCAGTAAGACAAAATCGACCTCTTTGCATAACAAAGCCTAGTAATGCTCCACAAAGCAACCCAGTAACAATCATTTGAAACATTTGTTTTCCCTCCTTTTAATCCCAAGTAAACTTATATGCATTATATATTATGAGTATTAAATAATTGCGTCAAGTGATAAAATTCCTATTGTAAATCGTGCTACATTTAATGTATGAGCTATATTTCCATAAAAAAAATGCCATCTCAAAAAGCAAGCCTAGCAGACATTTTGAGACAGCGTTTATCATTTTTCACTCGTTTGTTCTTTTTCATCTAAAACACATTGTATTGTTGATCACCTCTTTACGAAACAGCCCCAGTTTCCCCATTGAGTTTTCTCCCTCTAATAAGCTGTGGATGTGCTTTGTGAAGGACAGAGGGTCTTGCAAGTATGAGTACAATTCCAATGAGGAGTGCTGCCGATAGCAATAATATCCATTGTGCAGGAAAGACGTCGTACAAAAATCCATATAAGATCATTCCTAATGGCATTAGGGCTAATGACATCGTTTCGAGTATGGAAAAGATTCTCCCTTTATAATCATCATCAATCTTCTTTTGTAACATCACTTGCATTGGGGTATTGACGAAAATAACCATTGCACCTAGGCCAAACATTAACATTATATAATAAGTAAATACTAACCAATATGACATTGAAAGAAGTAGTGGCAAAGCAATTCCACACATAATCAATCCCATAGCAATAATTCCTCTTTTCGAAACAAGGAGCGGAAATGATACTTCCTTTCTAATAGTAAAATAAATCGACACCACCAGCATTCCTACTGCAAAAGCTCCTTCCGTAAGGCCGAAATGCTGTGAAGGCATTTTCATTTTTTCAATTAGAATGTAGGAGTATCCTACCTCAAAAGCACCTAGTAAAAAATTCACTGAAAATGCGATCCAGATAACGGCCACCAAAAGGGGCTGTAATTTCAAATAGCTAATTCCAGCTTTCATACTTTGCCACATGGATTCCTTTTTATCTTCTACATTTTGTTCTTTTCGATTGGCGAATAATTTGAAGTTCATCGTTGATTCGAGAATAACAGCAATACAACAAGCTACAATATACGTAATAAGAAATGTAGGCATGGTGACTGCACCATATAGAAGACCACCTACTGCAGGACTGCCGATTGCTGCAAAAGAAATAGACATTTGATTCAGGGACATCGCTTTTTGAATTCTTTTTTCATCAACTAGCCCGCTAATGGAGGAAGTGAATGCGACTGATGAAAACATAGATGTAAGGGATAAAATACAAGTAGTAACATAAACTGCGATTAAAGAAAGACCAGACGTAAGACTTATAAAC encodes:
- a CDS encoding sulfurtransferase TusA family protein, translating into MQKVLEVMGQVCPFPLVEAKSAIEEIESGDELVIKFDCTQATESLPRWAAEEGHAVTNFEQIGDAAWTISLKKK
- a CDS encoding YeeE/YedE thiosulfate transporter family protein, giving the protein MIVTGLLCGALLGFVMQRGRFCLTGGFRDMYIAKDNRMFYALLIAIAIQSVGVFSLIQFGVIEFSAGSFPWVAVILGSFVFGIGIVLAGGCATGTWYRAGEGLLGSWIALFGYMFMSAVMKSGLLVPVNQSIQSVQLPSNSIAETTGLSVWIFILLFVAIVVAIVIKQQKKPKIAIPTMKPKRTGLAHLLFEKRWHPFFSAILVGLIAILAWPLSEATGRMSGLGITTPSANILQYLVTGDRSFVNWGIFLVLGIFLGSFIAAKGSNEFRFRMPDAKTGITSFIGGNLMGFGASLAGGCSIGNGLVMTAMMTWQGWVSLLFIILGTWTASYFIFVRPKVRKKSPTVQTKINMA
- a CDS encoding MFS transporter, which codes for MESALMLKKATYHLWTFAISKLISSFGAQVYSFAISFYILQMTGSATSFATNLLCNILPRALSAPFAGYITDNYSRKAIAITSQIATTLAIGGLLFISLTSGLSLIAVYVTTCILSLTSMFSSVAFTSSISGLVDEKRIQKAMSLNQMSISFAAIGSPAVGGLLYGAVTMPTFLITYIVACCIAVILESTMNFKLFANRKEQNVEDKKESMWQSMKAGISYLKLQPLLVAVIWIAFSVNFLLGAFEVGYSYILIEKMKMPSQHFGLTEGAFAVGMLVVSIYFTIRKEVSFPLLVSKRGIIAMGLIMCGIALPLLLSMSYWLVFTYYIMLMFGLGAMVIFVNTPMQVMLQKKIDDDYKGRIFSILETMSLALMPLGMILYGFLYDVFPAQWILLLSAALLIGIVLILARPSVLHKAHPQLIRGRKLNGETGAVS